Proteins from a single region of Hydra vulgaris chromosome 12, alternate assembly HydraT2T_AEP:
- the LOC100209691 gene encoding WD repeat-containing protein 55 isoform X2, with the protein MNDQEVNSGVAEHDSCPDIEKASSLNNIPSEIKLKTEVFGIDFHPISNVVAAGEINGRVTLYSISPEGNKTLLTLKQHKKACRSVLFSKTGDKLYSCSKDKSIKVTDMNTGSVLHDKQKAHEKPINCMEILSENYMASGSDDGVVKIWDARTFNVIAEHKEHKEYISDMTCDKEGRFLLCTSGDGVLSVFNTRKKKIDGLSDQQDDELLSVKIAKNKQKVVCGSSSGSLSIFSWGEWGDISDRVPDLGDGIDSICLINDDVICTGSGDGVISAFYVQPHRAVGIIGKHGSFGIENLKYSPDKLLLGSSSETTIKFWDVSHLQEETCEPIKQKKTQRKRKLEESSKKENDFFADL; encoded by the exons ATGAATGACCAAGAGGTTAACAGTGGTGTGGCAGAGCATGATTCTTGTCCAGATATTGAAAAa gcTTCTTCTCTAAATAATATTCCTTctgaaataaaacttaaaacagaAGTTTTTGGTATTGATTTTCATCCGATTTCAAATGTTGTTGCAGCTGGAGAAATAAATGGACGAGTTACATT atatAGTATTTCTCCAGAAGGCAATAAAACTTTGTTAACATTAAAGCAACACAAAAAAGCTTGTCGATctgtattattttcaaaaactggaGACA agttaTATTCATGTTCAAAAGACAAATCTATAAAAGTTACAGATATGAATACAGGAAGTGTTTTACATGATAAACAAAAAGCTCATGA aaaaccaaTCAATTGTATGGAAATTCTTTCAGAAAACTACATGGCTTCTGGTAGCGATGATGGTGTTGTGAAA ATTTGGGATGCTCGTACATTTAATGTCATAGCAGAGCATAAAGAGCACAAAGAATATATATCTGATATGACATGTGATAAAGAAGGAAGATTCTTGCTTTGCACAAG cgGAGATGGTGTACTATCTGTCTTCAAtacaagaaaaaagaaaatagatgGATTATCTGATCAACAAGACGACGAACTATTATCTGTTAAGATAGCAAag aataAACAGAAGGTAGTTTGCGGATCTTCAAGTGGATCTTTGTCTATATTCTCATGGGGGGAATGGGGGGATATTAGTGATCGTGTACCAGATCTTGGTGATGGAATAGACAGTATATGTCTTATAAACGATGATGTCATATGTACTGGTTCAGGTGATGGCGTCATAAG cgctTTTTATGTTCAGCCTCATCGTGCCGTTGGCATCATTGGTAAACATGGAAGTTTTGGAATTGAAAACCTTAAGTATTCTCCTGATAAGCTATTACTAGGCAGTTCGAGTGAAACTACAATTAAGTTTTGGGACGTCTCACACTTGCAAGAAGAAACGTGTGAacctataaaacaaaaaaaaacacaacgaAAGCGAAAGTTAGAAGAGTCATCTAAAAAAGAGAACGATTTTTTTGccgatttataa